A genomic stretch from Capricornis sumatraensis isolate serow.1 chromosome 4, serow.2, whole genome shotgun sequence includes:
- the NTF3 gene encoding neurotrophin-3 isoform X1: MVTSATILQVNKVMSILFYVMFLAYLRGVQGNSMDQRSLPEDSLNSLIIKLIQADILKNKLSKQMVDVKENYQSTLPKAEAPPREPPKSEFQPVTAMGPELLRHQRRYNSPRVLLSDSTPLEPPPLYLMEDYVGNPVVANRTSRRKRYAEHKSHRGEYSVCDSESLWVTDKSSAIDIRGHQVTVLGEIKTGNSPVKQYFYETRCKEARPVKNGCRGIDDKHWNSQCKTSQTYVRALTSENNKLVGWRWIRIDTSCVCALSRKIGRT, from the coding sequence ATCTTACAGGTGAACAAGGTGATGTCCATCTTGTTTTATGTGATGTTTCTCGCTTATCTCCGTGGCGTCCAAGGGAACAGCATGGATCAAAGGAGTCTGCCGGAAGACTCACTCAATTCCCTGATAATCAAGCTGATCcaggcagatattttaaaaaacaagctcTCCAAGCAGATGGTGGATGTTAAGGAGAACTACCAGAGCACGCTGCCCAAAGCAGAGGCCCCGCCCCGAGAGCCCCCCAAGTCGGAATTCCAGCCGGTGACGGCCATGGGCCCCGAACTGCTGCGGCACCAGAGACGCTACAACTCGCCCCGGGTCCTGCTGAGTGACAGCACCCCCCTGGAGCCCCCTCCCCTGTACCTCATGGAGGATTACGTGGGCAACCCCGTGGTGGCCAACAGAACGTCGAGGAGGAAGAGGTACGCGGAGCACAAGAGCCACCGGGGCGAGTACTCCGTGTGCGACAGCGAGAGCCTGTGGGTGACCGACAAGTCATCGGCCATTGACATCCGGGGACACCAGGTCACGGTGCTGGGGGAGATCAAGACCGGCAACTCCCCCGTCAAACAATATTTTTATGAGACGAGATGTAAGGAGGCCAGGCCTGTCAAGAACGGTTGCAGAGGAATTGATGACAAACACTGGAACTCACAGTGCAAAACCTCCCAAACCTACGTCCGCGCGCTGACGTCagaaaacaacaaactggttGGCTGGCGGTGGATCCGGATAGACACATCCTGTGTGTGTGCCTTGTCGAGGAAGATCGGAAGAACATAA
- the NTF3 gene encoding neurotrophin-3 isoform X2, whose amino-acid sequence MSILFYVMFLAYLRGVQGNSMDQRSLPEDSLNSLIIKLIQADILKNKLSKQMVDVKENYQSTLPKAEAPPREPPKSEFQPVTAMGPELLRHQRRYNSPRVLLSDSTPLEPPPLYLMEDYVGNPVVANRTSRRKRYAEHKSHRGEYSVCDSESLWVTDKSSAIDIRGHQVTVLGEIKTGNSPVKQYFYETRCKEARPVKNGCRGIDDKHWNSQCKTSQTYVRALTSENNKLVGWRWIRIDTSCVCALSRKIGRT is encoded by the coding sequence ATGTCCATCTTGTTTTATGTGATGTTTCTCGCTTATCTCCGTGGCGTCCAAGGGAACAGCATGGATCAAAGGAGTCTGCCGGAAGACTCACTCAATTCCCTGATAATCAAGCTGATCcaggcagatattttaaaaaacaagctcTCCAAGCAGATGGTGGATGTTAAGGAGAACTACCAGAGCACGCTGCCCAAAGCAGAGGCCCCGCCCCGAGAGCCCCCCAAGTCGGAATTCCAGCCGGTGACGGCCATGGGCCCCGAACTGCTGCGGCACCAGAGACGCTACAACTCGCCCCGGGTCCTGCTGAGTGACAGCACCCCCCTGGAGCCCCCTCCCCTGTACCTCATGGAGGATTACGTGGGCAACCCCGTGGTGGCCAACAGAACGTCGAGGAGGAAGAGGTACGCGGAGCACAAGAGCCACCGGGGCGAGTACTCCGTGTGCGACAGCGAGAGCCTGTGGGTGACCGACAAGTCATCGGCCATTGACATCCGGGGACACCAGGTCACGGTGCTGGGGGAGATCAAGACCGGCAACTCCCCCGTCAAACAATATTTTTATGAGACGAGATGTAAGGAGGCCAGGCCTGTCAAGAACGGTTGCAGAGGAATTGATGACAAACACTGGAACTCACAGTGCAAAACCTCCCAAACCTACGTCCGCGCGCTGACGTCagaaaacaacaaactggttGGCTGGCGGTGGATCCGGATAGACACATCCTGTGTGTGTGCCTTGTCGAGGAAGATCGGAAGAACATAA